The sequence CCTTCGACATCGACGACGCCGGGCTGGACGCGAGCTATGCTGCGCACCGCGCCGCGTACCTGCGGATCTTCGACCGGCTCGGGCTGGAAGTCATCCCGGTCAAGGCGACCGCAGGAGCCATGGGCGGCTCGAAGAGCGAGGAGTTCCTGCATCCGACCGAGGTCGGCGAGGATACGTTCGTGCGCTCGGCCGGCGGCTATGCGGCCAACGTCGAGGCCGTCACCACCGTGGTTCCGCCGGCCATCGACTTCAGCGGAGCGCCCGCGGCCGAGGTGAAGGACACCCCGGACACGCCGACCATCGAAACCCTCGTGGCCGCCGCCAACGACATCGCGCCCCGGGCCGACAGGCCGTGGACCGCCGCTGACACGCTCAAGAACGTGGTGCTGGCCGCCATGCTGCCCACCGGGGAACGTCGGATCCTGGTGATCGGCGTCCCTGGCGACCGCGCGGTTGACCTCAAGCGCGTGGAGGCCAACATCGCGGGCTTCCTGCCGGTTGGCGGCGAAGTGGGCATCGAGCCGGCCACCGAGGACGACCTGAAGAAGCACCCGGGCCTGGTCAAGGGCTACATCGGGCCTGGGGAGAGCCTCGACGCCGCGGTGCTGGGCACCGACGGCAAGACCGGCCTGCTGTTCCTGGTGGATCCGCGCGTGGTCTCCGGCAGCAGCTGGATCACCGGCGCCAACCTCGACGGCAAGCACGTGTTCGGCCTCGTCGCCGGGCGCGACTTCGGCTGGGACGGCGTGATCGAGTCCGTGGAGGTGCGCGCGGGCGACCCCGCCCCGGACGGCTCCGGCCCGCTCGAGGCCGCCCGCGGTATCGAAATGGGACACATCTTCCAGCTCGGCCGGAAGTACGCGGAGGCGCTCGGCCTGCAGGTCCTCGACTCCAACGGCAAGCTCACCACCGTGACCATGGGCTCCTACGGCGTCGGCGTTACCCGTGCCGTGGCCGCGCTGGCCGAGTCCAACCATGACGCCAGGGGGCTGGTCTGGCCGCGGAACGTCGCACCGGCAGACGTTCACCTGGTGGCCACCGGCAAGGGGACCGAAATCTTCGAGGCGGCCGCCGAGCTCGCGGACGAGCTCGAAGCTGCGGGCCTCGACGTTATCTATGACGACCGGCCCAAGGTCTCTCCGGGCGTGAAGTTCGGCGACGCCGAGCTGATCGGCGTGCCGACGATCGTGGTGGTGGGCCGCGGCCTGGCGGACGGCGTGGTGGAAGTGAAGGACCGCGCCACCGGCGAGGCGCAGAACATTCCCCTGGAGGACGCTGTCGCCCACGTGGCGGCGCTGGCCGGAAAGTGATCTCCGGGCTCGAGGAACTCGAGCTCGCGACGATCCTGCTGGTGCTCGCCGCCGGCTTCGCCGCCGGCTGGGTCGATGCCGTGGTCGGCGGCGGCGGGCTGATCCAGCTTCCCGCCCTGCTGCTGGTGCCCGGCATCGCCCCGGTCCAGGCGCTGGCCACCAACAAGATGGGCTCCATCTTCGGCACTACGACCAGCGCCGTGACCTACTACCGCCGGGCCCACCCCGACCTGAAGACGGCGCTGCCGATGGCCGGGGTGGCGCTGGCGGGCAGCTTCGGCGGGGCCATCGTGGCCACGATGCTGCCGGCCGAGGTATTCAAGCCGATCATCATCGTCGCCCTGGTCGTCGTCGCCGTCTTTACGGCGCTCCGCCCCACCGCCGGGACCCTCACGAAGCTGCGCTACAGCGGCGTGCGGCACTTCGGCACCGCTGCAGGGATCGGGCTCGTCATCGGCTTCTACGACGGCCTGATCGGGCCGGGGACCGGCTCATTCCTGATCATCGCCATGGTGGCCATGCTCGGCTACAACTTCCTGGCCGCCAGCGCCAAGGCCAAGATCGTCAACATGGCAACCAACGCCGGCGCCCTGATGTTCTTCCTGCCCAGCGGTGCCCTGCTGTGGGGCCTCGGCCTGCTGCTCGGCGTGGCCAACATGGCCGGCGGCTACGTCGGCGCCAGGATGGCGATCACCAAGGGCAGCCGGTTCATCCGCGTCGTGTTCCTGGTGGTCGTGGCCGCGCTGATCATCAAGCTCGGCTACGACGTGGTGCAGGAGAACGTGCTGGGCCGGTAGCTCCGCCGGCTGGACCGCCCGTTGGCCGCCGCCCGCGCGTTTGCAACCTGCCCGCGCGTCCGGCTCAGCCCTCGCGGCCGTCCTCGTACAGTCCCGGGGTGAGCGGGGGCCGGCCTCCGGTCTCGGCGAGCCGGACAGCCGCCGCCGCAAGGTCGGCGGCCGCCGCACCGCGGAGGGACCGGTTGAAGGCGACGGCATCGGCCAGCGCGGAGGCCGCGTCCCGCTCGGTTGCCGCCAGCGCGTCAAGCGGCTGCGCGGCCGGATCCGCCGGGAACGGGTAGGCGGCCGCGCGCTCCGGCAGCCCGAGGCAGGCCGAGGCGGCGAGATCCTCCCACCTCCCCGCCAGCGCGCGGTGCGCCGCGTAGCGTTCCTCGGCGGCGGCGCGTTCCTTGCCCGAGAGCCTGGGCAGCGCGGCTTCGTAGGTAAAGATCGTGCGGTATTCGGTGACGACGACGCCGGCCACGGCCTGCGCTTCGTTGCCGCCTGGGGTGCCCGGGGAGGTGCTGTCCTCGGGCTGAGGCATCGTGGCGGGGGAGGACGAGGGGGCTCCGCTCG is a genomic window of Arthrobacter sp. Marseille-P9274 containing:
- a CDS encoding proline--tRNA ligase; this encodes MVLRLSTLFLRTLREDPVDAEVASHKLLVRAGYIRRAAPGIYSWLPLGLKVLAKVEAIVREEMNSIGAQEVHFPALLPREPYEATNRWTEYGEGLFRLKDRKDADYLLAPTHEEMFTLLVKDLYSSYKDLPVCLYQIQTKYRDEARPRAGLLRGREFIMKDSYSFDIDDAGLDASYAAHRAAYLRIFDRLGLEVIPVKATAGAMGGSKSEEFLHPTEVGEDTFVRSAGGYAANVEAVTTVVPPAIDFSGAPAAEVKDTPDTPTIETLVAAANDIAPRADRPWTAADTLKNVVLAAMLPTGERRILVIGVPGDRAVDLKRVEANIAGFLPVGGEVGIEPATEDDLKKHPGLVKGYIGPGESLDAAVLGTDGKTGLLFLVDPRVVSGSSWITGANLDGKHVFGLVAGRDFGWDGVIESVEVRAGDPAPDGSGPLEAARGIEMGHIFQLGRKYAEALGLQVLDSNGKLTTVTMGSYGVGVTRAVAALAESNHDARGLVWPRNVAPADVHLVATGKGTEIFEAAAELADELEAAGLDVIYDDRPKVSPGVKFGDAELIGVPTIVVVGRGLADGVVEVKDRATGEAQNIPLEDAVAHVAALAGK
- a CDS encoding TSUP family transporter, yielding MISGLEELELATILLVLAAGFAAGWVDAVVGGGGLIQLPALLLVPGIAPVQALATNKMGSIFGTTTSAVTYYRRAHPDLKTALPMAGVALAGSFGGAIVATMLPAEVFKPIIIVALVVVAVFTALRPTAGTLTKLRYSGVRHFGTAAGIGLVIGFYDGLIGPGTGSFLIIAMVAMLGYNFLAASAKAKIVNMATNAGALMFFLPSGALLWGLGLLLGVANMAGGYVGARMAITKGSRFIRVVFLVVVAALIIKLGYDVVQENVLGR